A genomic window from Cupriavidus basilensis includes:
- a CDS encoding DUF4126 domain-containing protein translates to MLETAALAAGLSWTSGFRLYLAVFTAGALGRLGWLHLPPGLQALQSWWVIALAAVLALAEFVADKVPGFDSFWDSIQTFIRIPAGAILAAAAFGQLDPQWMVAAGLVGGTLAGTAHAAKAGTRALINVSPEPFSNWAASLSEDVAASSGLLLAFFLPAVFLVVLAVLLLVAAWLLPKLWRGLRYLRDALAKRAPAASPAGRQPRR, encoded by the coding sequence ATGCTAGAAACGGCCGCGTTGGCCGCGGGCTTGTCCTGGACCAGCGGATTTCGCCTTTACCTGGCCGTGTTCACGGCTGGCGCACTGGGCCGCCTGGGCTGGCTGCACCTGCCGCCCGGCCTGCAGGCGCTGCAGTCGTGGTGGGTGATCGCGCTGGCCGCGGTGCTGGCCCTGGCCGAATTCGTGGCCGACAAGGTGCCGGGCTTCGATTCCTTCTGGGACAGCATCCAGACCTTTATCCGCATTCCCGCCGGCGCGATCCTGGCCGCTGCCGCCTTCGGGCAGCTCGATCCGCAATGGATGGTCGCCGCCGGGCTGGTCGGGGGCACGCTGGCCGGCACCGCCCATGCCGCCAAGGCCGGCACCCGCGCCCTGATCAACGTCTCGCCGGAACCGTTTTCGAATTGGGCTGCCTCATTGAGCGAGGACGTTGCCGCCAGCAGCGGGCTGCTGCTGGCTTTTTTCCTGCCTGCGGTGTTCCTGGTGGTGCTGGCCGTGCTGTTGCTGGTGGCGGCGTGGCTGCTGCCCAAGCTGTGGCGCGGCTTGCGCTATTTGCGCGACGCGTTGGCCAAGCGTGCTCCGGCGGCCTCGCCGGCGGGGCGTCAGCCCCGGCGCTGA